The region CGTTCTTCAATCAGCAAGGGTGGGGCCTCATGGAAGTCCATGAGCTGGAGGTGGAGTGGGGCCAGCCCAGCCAGACCTGAGTGGATGCTCACCACAAAGCCACCCCCACTGCCCCAAGTTATGGCACTCACATTCTTGATGGTTAGTATCTCTGTGTCCAGGGATATAACCCTCAGTGTGGGGCTGAGGCCTGTCCCATTGGCATGTCCCGAGTATTGGCTAGAGATCACAATGATACCCTCACTCTTTTCAGGGAACTCAaactctgtcactgagccatccccaatGCTCAAATAATGACCACCGGTCAGTGGCACAGTGTGGCCCAGAGCAGTGCTGAGGTTGGCATTGGCCATCACTTGGGCCCCCCATGGCAGGCTGATGAGCAGCAGGGCAGCTCCGAGCATACCTACGAGACTTGTACAACCACCCTGTCCTCCCAGGCTAGGCAACTGTTGGGAGCTACCTCTGCTTCTCCTGACCACCATGGCACTTCTCAAAGGATCGTGGCTCCTTTTGTCTTAGAGGAACACTCTTGCTTGTGCTATTGGAATATCCTGAGAAGGGTCCATGGGAAGGTCCTGGTCCTTTGTGGTCTTCTCTGATATCACCgctttctctgaaaagagaaggggcgaaaaaaaaaaatggcttatgAGAGGAGAAACTGCAAGCTCAGGAGCATGGGGCTCTCAGAGAACCTTTTACTTCTAGTTTGGGGATAGTACTGGTCCTTGCAGCCATCTCCTCCAGCACAGCTGCCTCAAGCTTCTCAGCCCTCAAGAGAGGTCACCTACATATAGAAAACCCCACTCAGTCTGCCAATTCTCTGGACTTGCCTACTATGGTGACCTTTTAGAGATGTTCTAGTATTGAGGGTTTTAGGAGAGCAATCTCTAACCCTGTCACCACTAGTCTACTCCACACTATCAAGATGCCATAATAGCACTGTACGAATGAACTAAACTGCTTCCTAGAGGGGCTAGGTACTGTGGCTCACTgctgtcatcctagcacttgggaagtggaggcaagacaATCAGTTCAAGATCACCTTTCAgttacagagccagttccagggcagcttggaGGACTTGATACTCCGTTTCCAAACAaagcaaatcaaataaaaaaaatggcttcCTGGAGAACAAAACGTGCCAATGGGAGATGGGCATggtggtttacacctttaatcccagcactcaggaggcagaggcaggcagatctctgtgagtttgaggccaacctggtctacaatcGACTctcaggattacacagagaaaccctgtctccaaaaatgaagaaaaaaaagggtgCTGATGGGAACATTGCCTTGTACCAGATCCAGGTTCTAAAATAGAATAGAGGAATCTGAATGTCATTTGCCAGCTACAAAGTGGTGACAAAGTGACATGGGCAGTATGTGACTTACTGAACCAATGTCTGCAGGGGGTGATGTTTGCTACTGACATGGAGTTGGGTAAACCATTGCTGTGGCTACATGTCCTGTCCTACCTGCCCTCCTATGCTAATGAGATGGGAGTCCTTGTGAGAAGCACATCTCTACTTCTCAAGGAAGTTACAGTAGTACTGGGTTAGATATTCTCAAGGTAACCTCTTGTTAAAGCTCCCCAGATTCAGAATTTGAACTCTCATAGCTACTTCTATATCCGAAAAACCTCTGCTCAGAGACTTCTGGCATACATTTCCCTTCCAGGGTCTCtatatgtagtcctggttggcctgcaactcactatgtacactaggctggccttaaacacacagagatctgcctgtctctgtctctaagtgctggaattaaaaggtgTAGGTTACCACATTCAGCTCTACCATATACTTTGAATTCACCATGTAGAGTGGGCTGGAAGTCAAAGATCTAACTGCCTCTGCGTCCCAAAATGATGTATGCTATGactatgtcttattaccattgattaataaagaagctactttggcctatggcaggacagaatatagccaggctgggagAATATAGagagtttctatgtgattatttgggtctgagtggctgggaaacgaaAAGAGCAGTCTCTGATTACACCCAAATGTTGGgataaaagtgtgagccacctaCTAGAAATTTAAACTTACAGTGGAACCTGAGTATTTCTAAAGGTTGAGTAACTTGGGGTGAATGGAGGGGTCTGCCTCTTTCCATTTCTCAACTAGATAGTTATCACCCTAGTATTACCTGCTAGAACTGGGGCAACTAGATGGCAGTGGACACAGCAGGTTTTACATTATGGCTTGCCAGGTGCCTTTAAGTTCTCTGGATCCTGATCAGTCTTTGGCCCCAGACCTCCATCTATATGGCCTTTGCTGAGTATGGCTCACTTACCCTGGGGGCACTGGTTCAGCCCTGTGTCTCACCGATGAAGAGGGAGGCAAAAAACCAGAGTAGGGTAACAAGTCAAGTGGAGAGGAAAAGATGTAGGCATCAGAGTGGTGTGAACCAGTTAAGGGAGAGGTTAAGGGCCATCCACCCATATCCCATCCTTCCAGTAGGAATGGTGGACCTGAGTCACTGCAAGAGGGATTTGGCCCCTATCCTACACCTCTGCTGATGGAGGGGATGGATGAGTTAGGGTAAATACACTCCAAAGCTGAGGAAGCAATCCTGTCCGGAAGCTTTTTCCACAGCAGCCAAGTGTTGGGGGTTAGGATATCTGGCAGTGATGACCAGGCCTCCTCCGCACCTGGGAGTCCGAGGGTTGTCAGGTGGTTGGAGAAGTTAGGAAGGGCTCACAACCCCGCAGTCAGTCTTGGGTTCAGGAGAGCCTTCACGTCACTCCGGCGCCCGCAAGGCCTCACGCTGGGCCTGGCCCGAGCAGGTGATCACGGACTGCGGTCGGAGCCATAAGCCACCTCCCGTCATCCCCTTCCCGGTAGAAGTCTCTCACCTGCTTCCGCGGCCACAGAGCTCCGCACAAGCGGCGTCTGGGCCAGCAGATGCGGGAGAGAGCGGCCCGCCCGGACCTCGGCCCGCCCCCACAGGCTCCGCCCCAGAGAGGCTCCACCCGCGTGCTAGGACTCCGCCCTTCTACAGAAGCCCTCACCTCCGGAAGGCGCTGGTCGGGTTCCCACAGGATGTGACGTTTCTGGGAGCGACGAACAGGCCCTACCACGTGAGACCTGACTTCCTAAGTTCGCGCTGTTCGGCGTGCCGTGCAATAGTTACATTGTGTAGTTACGTCCTGGGGGGGAAAAGTGGGTGGTGTGGTAAGGTGTAGAAAGGATGTCAGAAGATAGTAAGCAAATATTGAATTAAAGGTGATGTGGGGGTTGAAGcgatggctcggtggttaggagcacttacaACTTTTGTAGAGGACTCTTGTTCGATTCTTCATCACCCActtagctcacaaccacctgtaactacagtttcgGGGATTTGATACCCGCTTCTGGCCTCTGCCCATCAATCATGCAGGTAAAcaaaattcatacacataaaataaaaataaaatcttaaaaaaggtGATTTGTATGCAGGTGGTTCTGTTAACTGCCGTCCCAGCAAGAGCAGTCCCATattgtgtgttttataaaattcaaattagtACATATATATTACAAGTTTCTATATATGTTAGGGGGTATACATGCTCTaaggcagcggttctcaacctgtaggttgcAAACCCTTTGGGGGTCagatgatcctttcacaggggtcacctaagatcatctgcatatcagatatttacataacagcaacaaaaatacagttatgaagtagcaatgaaataactatGGTTGAGAGTCGCCAtgacatgaggaattgtattaagaGGTTGCATGCCTtgaatttcagcactcgggagacagagacaggtggatctctgtgagttctaagccagcctgctctacagagtgagatccaggacagtcagggatacacagagaaacattgtctcagaaaaaaaaatagtttgcagcattaggaaggttgagaactactgctctaagGGTTTGATGTGTGAATGATTACAAACAGTTGCAGCTGGGAATGGGCgctcacacttgtaattctagcacagAGGGAGGAGCTGAGGTATGGAGGATCAGCTTGAGGTCAGCTTAAAAAACTGGAGGCTAGtgagatggttcactgggtaGGAGCACTTTCTATATAGTCAGGACATAaaatttaatcccagtactcttgTAAAAATCCAAATTGCTGCATGTGCTTTTAACCCCAGTGTTGCTGTGGATGGAGACAGATGGGTTCCAGTCAGCCTagctaaaatgttttaaaggaataATGCAGAGAATGATAGAGGAATAGACCTCATGTTCCCCCTACCTCTCTCGCCTTaacatggcatacacacacacacacacacacacacacacacacacacacacacacgacacatggctgaggtgcctattcaACACATCAAAGCATAAGTGGCTCAAGGTTCCCTCTGCATCTCCCAGTCCCTGCCTGTTACAGGGCCCTCCTGGCTGGCATAACCCAACCCCTACCCTGAACTTCTCCAGCCTAAGGGGCTAGGCTGTTCTTCACTATATAATCCAACCATTTTGGTTGCCAGTTCTCTTTGTACATAAGGGCCTCCTAGCTGCCGCACCTggtcccttcccctttctcttcccctccccctctctccacatGGCACAATTCagtctggactctcccagatgtccctgttcCTGCTTCTGAGATACCAAATATACACACAGTGGTGTGCTTACTGATCCTCTGAGGATAAACAACCTAGCATTAGGGCTTCGAAAAAATATGACTGCTCCTAAGTATGGTAGAGGataagctttattattttttaatctctctctctctctctctctctctcacacacacacacacacacacaaataaaaaaataaaaaacaaaataaaactaatattttgAAGCCCTAATGCTAGGTTGTTTATCCTCAGAGGATCAGTAAGCACACCATTGCATGTATATTTGCTATCTCAGAATGTCTCAAGTGGGTTTGAGAGGTACTGCTGGAAGAAGTCAGTATTAAAGTCAGGACATGTGAGAGGGCTGGGTTTGTCATACTCTTGGGCTGAAGATCCAGTTTGGAAGGGGCAATGCGTCCATCTGAAGATGAAGTAAGTTGgccacagagagagatggatcagctGAAAGAAGCCGGGACAGAAATTTTAAGAGTTGTGTCCTTGGTGGAAATCATGTTGTTGAGTGGAACTCACCTGGGCCTGGCCACCTGAAAGCCACCAATTATTGCTATGTGCTGGAATCAGGGGAGAAAATTTGGTAAGAAGACTGGTCAGAAGATTTCTCCTTGTTATCATTAGCCATTTCAGCCTTCTCTGCAAAGCCAGAGGGAGTGTTGGGATGTCTAATATGAAGAATTTGGCAGCCTTGTTTGCAGGAAAGGGGGCAGAGAGGcaagaaaatatttgaagtttGCTGTGGGAATTAATAATTTATCTCAGAAGAGAATAAGGAAGAGCTATTTATATTAGGTAAGAACATCAAGTTCCAAAAGAGAAGTCATCTGGATCAGAGAACAGATAGAAAAAACAATAGTAAGAGTTGGGACAACATCAGTTGGGAGACCTTCTGAAATGTGCAACAGGACCACAGTAGTGACCCTGAGAGGCAGCTTATATTCCATTCTCCAGTCAGATAAGGAAGGCATCTACACAGATGTGAAAGGTGCATCCAATACTTGTAGGAAATATAATAACAACAGTTGTTTGGTTCAGCTAGCATTAGCTTGCAACACCTTGTTTTAGCTGCATCAACTGTCCCACCAACATTCTTAGAACACATGGGAGACCCTAATACAGACTTCTAGGGTAGGTACATGCTCTGATGTATATAGCCAGTTAGGTTGGTGGTAGGACAAACCCATGACCCAATCTCAACTAAGGAGAGTTAGCCTTCAAAGGTGTCCTGAAACTTTTGGGAAGTAATTTATGCAGTGCTCCCCACTATCAGCTTCCTAGCCTGTATTGGGTAAAATGGGAGATAAATTGTGTTGCCCTATCTGTGGCTCTCTTCCTATTGTGCAGCAGTGACTGCTGAACACAGGCACTtagttaatatttataaaacaactgGGCAGAGATTGGGCCTGGAGGATAGTTAAGTTGATAAAACGCTTCCAAGCATGCGGACCTAAATTCAATCTACAAAACATGGTGGTAATGCTTGTAATTCCAATGCTggggaaataaagacagaaggatccctgtggCTCACTGGCAAGCCAGTCTAGCTTACTTGGTGAGttgcaggccaatgagagactgtcttAGAAAACAAGGTGGAGGCCAGTggagtggctcagtggataaaaccactaagcctgatgacctgagtttgatccctgggaggacccatatggtagaaggacagaacccATTTTCATAAGTTGTCCTCTTGCCAATAAATACCTTCACACACggtgacagacacacagactcacagataaacacatacaaacaaaaagacaattgTCCAATTGTCTGGGAGGCACAGGAAATTCTCTGTCCTTCCAGCATCATAGTAAGCACATTCAGTGAGATTCTACTTCACCTGGGAGTAAGCTGTTAACCTAGGGAGCCTACTCATCTGGTTCCTAACCTCTAGGTGACCTTTATCTTTTTTGTACATTGACAATAATGACCAGACTTCCTAGTGTTGTGTGAGCCATGTAAGTAAGttgtttaaaactatttttttaatttcttttttttttgagatgaggtttctctatctttggctgtcctggaactccctctgtagaccaggctggtcttgaacccacagagagccacctgcctatgcctcctcagcattgggattaaaggcgtgcacctacACTGCTCAGTTTATGAATAAGCTGAAACGTTCTTGATCTCCACTGGGAGCCTTTTAAGTGTAGCTGAGGCAATACTGGCTACATTGTGGAAGCAAGCGAAAGGTGTACcggatttttattattctttattctttgagatttttgaAACTTTCCATAATAGAAGATTCAAGAGACAAATATTTTGGTGTGGGGGcggtactggggaggcagatatAGGTGGATAAATGGAGCTTACTGGCTAGTCTGCCGTACCTaattctgagttccaggccatttgaacaaaccaacaaataaaagcagtagaatgtggtggcacatgcctttcatcccaggacttgggggACAGAAACAAGCAAATCATTGTGAGATCAttgccagggccacatagtgagacccttctcaaaacaacaaaacaagtaacTAATGCTAGGCCTGGTGGCTTCTGCTTTCAATCtcaacagagaaacagacagagacagagtttgGTACAGACTTAGAGGGCTGGGTGTTAACTGTTCTCATCACTATATCTGAGATAAGGAGCTGAGCCCTGCTGACTTTCTTGCTTGCCCCTTTTAGTCTTGGATACACAACTCTCTCTTTCCTGGCATGCCTCTCCTCCTTGGCATTCCATACTTCTAAACTAGCATATGCCTGCTACTGAATActttcattccttttcctttatctctcttcacatttacttatttagtgtatgtgcatgtatgtgcctacACATGggtagaggacaacttgcaggagttggttctctccttctaccatgggttctggggaatcaccaggtttggcagcaagtgcctttatctaaTTGAGCTCCTCTagcccccacccctttttttggATGCAGTACCTCATAcatgtaatccaggctgtcctggaatttgctaagTAGCCATggtttaattttaacttttgaaCCTCCTACCGCATTCCACTTCCTAAGTGTTAGAATAGcatactactatacccagcccTACTCTCCTTTCTTAAGGCCTGTCTGCTCTTACCATTTTTCTTGAGACACAGTACTTAACACTGATGGGATGAAGGCTTGGAAAGCAGGTTGCCACAGTAGGACTTCTAAGTTTATCACCTCTGGCATGGCCACTTCAGGGATTCCTTATGGGGTCCTCAAATTACTATGTCTTGATGTCTCCCATCTAGGAAGTTCAAgttgtgttttctccattttgGAACCAGGTTGCTTCTGCACTCCTGGAGTTGATATTTTAGTGCCTGTACCAGTTTTAATTCCCATCTTTCTTCCTATAGGCTCACACTGGGCTAGTGAGAGTTGGTGAGTTTCCTTGGTTTCCAGAGtacagaaccatctctctaatCAAGGCAATGGGTGATGCCATTCTGCCTCCTATTTGAGTCACTTCTGAGCTGCAGGCTGTCGGTCCAAGCTCCAAGAGCAATATATTAGTTGATCCTCTGGGACTCAATCTGTCCCCTCcatacacaaaggaaaacaccacctttttaaaaaatatttatttatttattatgtatacaatattctgtctgtgtgtatacctgcaggccagaagagggcaccagacctcattacagatggttgtgagccaccatgtggttgccgggaattgaactcaggacctttggaagagcaggcagtgctcttaacctctgagccatctctccagccccccctttttaaaaaaaattatttattatgtatacaatattctgtctgtgtgtatgcctgcaggccagaagagggcaccagaccccattacagatggttgtgagccaccatgtggttgctgggaattgaactcacgacctttggaagagcaggcaatgctcttaacctctgagccatctttccagcccccacaaCACCACCTTTGACTCTGCACTGAGGACAACATCTGAATGCATTTTATTCCACTGAAATTGATTAGTTTATTAACAAACAGGTCATTTAGAAGATGAGCTCTCTGACAATCTGCATATTACCATATACTTTATGAGGAACTTTGATTGGACTCCAGCTACTTAGGCACGAAAAGCCAGTCATCCATTCAGGTTTGCAGAAGTGATCTGATTAAACTCTGATATGGCTTACTTAAAAAGGATCACACTGAAAACAGGGTTGGATGGCAGGGCAGTGCCTCTGGGAGGGAGAGGTTCTGGAAGATGTCCTAACCTCCCAACTGGTTGCTCCAGTGAAAGGAGCAAGCACTGAAGACCCTTGCCTCTGGGGGCACTCAAGAAATAGAAGATGACACaggaggggcagaggaaggggCTGGGTGGAACTGAGTGTGGGATCAGCTTTAGGAAAACAAGGACACAGCTACCTAAGCTCCGTGACAAAGTGAAATGGCCCAGCCCTGCAGCTCTCATCACCTTGAAGTCACTTTTGAGCCCTGATGTGTTGGGGCGGGGGAGCCTCATGCCTGGGCATGGGGCAAGGCTCCCACCCTATACTGGTGCCATGCTGCCTCCTTCAGTCTGGTCCCAGGGCTCTGCTGTGCTAGCCCGCCATGCTCCTTCGAGGGATACAGCCTTCCATCTCCAGGGCCTCTGGCCAGCCCTCATATTTGTTGGTGTGCTTACTGTTCTTCACATGCTGTAGGGGTTAACAGGAAGTTATGACCTAGCCCTAAGGGGCCAATCACCAGGGTACTCTTCAATCTTGTGTCTTTCCCTTCAGGGAAAATGGGATGGCTGCAGTGGTTTATTCTCTCACAAGTGAACTGGGGATGGACCATGGGCCTGACATACACCAGGACTATGAGCTTTGTGGACTGGAGGGAGTCCATGTGGCCCTGGCTTCAGGGAAATGCTGGAAACTGCTGCCGAGTTTGTGGTGAAGGGTCTTGGAGGGCATGagcttgaagtttttttttttttttgtcatccaCAGCTATGGAGaaatttgtatttgttgagagCAGGACTTGGGGGGCTACATAAGACTTTTTGCTGGGAGCCCTGTTAGGTAAGGATGATACCAGGGGCCCTCCCCTCTTTAGCAGCCCCTAGCACAACATATAACTGGTTTAGCCTAAGAGTGAACCCATGGAAGATTGAGAAAGAAGGGTGTAACATAAATTGGGAAACCAGGTTGTGACAAAGCTAGGATGGTaatgaacatctttttttttctttaaatctgaaacagtatctcatgtagcccaggctggcctcaaattcactatatgaccaaggataatcttgaacttctgattcttttgcatttacctccacagtgctggtattacaggtgtgtccCCATGCCCAGTTTTATACAATGCTAAGTACTGAATGCAGGGCCTCATGTATGCTGTTCAAACACCTACCATAAATGAGCTACATCCCTGAACTGAGCATCCTGATAACATCTGTGAAAAAGATTTCTTAGTTATAATCAATGGGCATTCTGACTTTTAAAGACTCTTTAGGTTGAAATATGTATTCAGGGAAGCTTTGGTGTAAAGAGAAGGGGTGGCAAGGTTACCAGGGCTAGGGGGCAGAAGTGCCAGGTTATCTGCTGTACCTGCTCAAAGGGGCTCTTGTTTTGTACACCTTTGGCTCCCACAAACACCCAGCTGTCACGGAAGGCTAGTTCCTTGgcgttcctgctgcccagttCAGAAAAAAGTTTCCTGGTCTCTTCATTCATCCTGTCACACAGTAAGAAGAAATATGAACTTGGGACTGTAGCTGTACTGGGACAACACTGAAGCTAAACTTGACAGTTACTTACTTGGTAGCTGGATCATCATAGGATGCCACAAACACTAGGGTACCTTCATGCAATGGCCGGATGAACTTCAAGAGATCATTGACATCTGTTGGAGATGGGCCCACAGACAATGGAGCTTTAGGTTCCACAGAGCAGCCCTTCCCCACCAAACAATATTCTAATGAGGAAAACAATATAGGGACTGGGCAAGGGCTATTCCACATTAAGGGCTACCAGTATGAGCACAGACAAACTGGTAAAGGAGCTACGGCCATCTGGTCACAAAACATAGCCTCCAGACAGAGATCCCCTATCTCCTATATTTTGTGAACCCAAAGCTATAAGAACGCAAAGATACAGAGGGCAGGGCTTCAGGTAGAAAATATATAATAGGATGCTGTGGTGGCTACTCACCTCCAGCCCACATGTCAAAGGCTCTGGCTTCCAGGAGCTCACCACTGACCCCTGTTGCAAGAAGAGGAAGACCTGTTAAGCAAACTGTCTGGGACATGCTTACTGCTTCAGCCCCTCGCCCGGGCTCAAACATGGAAGGTGGTAGCTTTTCCAGAAGCTTCAAACTTGCCCTGTCATCCTTTCAGTCACAGAGCTACAGCCCATGGAGCCTCTGGCATGAGGCTCTATGCATCCACCACTACTGGTTATTCATTGGGTAACTTCCTTTGTAGAGCTTTTAGGtggcatagatttttttttttttaccccaagCCTCCCTGGGAGTACCCAGAAGCCACCTGCACCTGCATAGGGAGTGATGGAGTGGAGGGGGCAGGCCATAGCATGAATCTGCTTCTATGGTCTGAACGCTGACCCCACAACATGGAGGACTTACCATTCACCAGGGCAATGTTCAGCCCACGGCCCACATTGTCCTTGACGCTGCTCATGAGCCTAGCAGGGGGGCAGAAGATCTCTTGTGGTCATATCAGATATCTCTTCCTCATATAGCCCTTAGCCCTTGGCCCTTGCAGACCTGGCCTCAagttcccctcccacttcccagcCCATATGCTCACATCTTGTCCTCGAGGCAGATCTTGGGCCCGATGACATTGGCAGCCCCGCTGACTATGCGAAAGGCCAGGTGCTCCTCAGGACATGGCTGGGGCAGGCCGCACTTGTACTTCCTGGCCCTTGGTTCTGAGTAATGATAGCAGATGTGACCCATGTGCCTGGCCCTGGTGTCACCTAAGATCTGAGGGTGGAGGTCAGGACAAGCCATAGGGCTGAAGGAGCAGCCATAGTGCATGGAACTGGGGAAGGAGGTGGGTGGGGCTCACACCCTAAGCTGGGGATGCTTCCAAGTAGTAAGTTGGCAAGGGTGTAGGAACACCAAGAATAAAGCTTTTTTGCTACTGGTAGGAAAAGTGAATGGGGGTTGAGAGTTGGCTTGGAACCCTTATACAgccagaaaaaaagcagaggtCCAGAAAGTCAGGGTGGAAGTTCCATGGATGAGGTACACAGTCAGACCAAAGTAGATGAGCTGAGGTAGGTGGGTGGAGCATGGGGGCTCTGCTAGCCTCTGGATTTCTTCAGGATGTGGGTGGGGATGATCTCTATAATGGCTTGAATTATGACCCTATAAAATATTCTGGAGTCTGAATTCCTAGTTACTCAGAATGTTGTCTTGCTTGGAAACAGTCTTTAAGACGG is a window of Arvicola amphibius chromosome X, mArvAmp1.2, whole genome shotgun sequence DNA encoding:
- the Fam3a gene encoding protein FAM3A encodes the protein MRLAGPLRIVALIITMGLTWILVTILLGGPGGGLPRIQQFFTSPENSVTAEPRARKYKCGLPQPCPEEHLAFRIVSGAANVIGPKICLEDKMLMSSVKDNVGRGLNIALVNGVSGELLEARAFDMWAGDVNDLLKFIRPLHEGTLVFVASYDDPATKMNEETRKLFSELGSRNAKELAFRDSWVFVGAKGVQNKSPFEQHVKNSKHTNKYEGWPEALEMEGCIPRRSMAG